The region ATTTTTATTTTTACTGATACTCCTCCTGCTTTGGAGCTATGCGGTAATTGACGCTTGGAAAAAAGACCGTCTACATGGAGTTTCACTGGTCGCAAAGCGGAACAGCCTATTTTCACCCTTCTTCCTTATTGCAATGTTTGGCTACGGACGCTTGGCCTGCGTGCTTTTCATTCTCTGGTCGTTAACACTATTCATCAGAGGATTCGGGACAGCATGGGCGCAGATCCTTTTTATAAGAACCGAAATGAGTGTGGAATTAAAAAAAGGTTTAGTGCGCAGCCTCGCCGTTCCTGCCGGATGGGCTATCGGATTCGGAATTGCCGCCTTCTGGATGATGGACTTTTTCGGCTACAGTGCGGTGTCCGGCATTATGGATATACACTTCACTCATGGTGAATATTCAATATCTTTTGGAAGCATTATATGGCTGGCAATTTTCTTCTTTATGACGAGACAGTGCGTATCCGCCTTCAAGGTATCCATTGAATATGTAGGAAGCAACTGGCCAAAGGCAAAAAAAGGGGCTGTTCCGTCCATACAAACTTTATTCTCCTATGCGGTATGGTTTCTATTTTCACTGATAACGTTAAACATACTTGGTTTAAGCCTTACAAGCATTACAGTTATTGCCGGTGGTTTGAGTGTCGGCATAGGATTCGGCCTGCAAAACATTGTTAACAATTTTATTGGCGGATTAATTCTTTTGTTTGGACGATCAATTCAACAAGGTGATGTTATTGAACTGAACAACCTATGGTGTACAGTAAAAAAAATTAACATCAGAACAACTCAGGTAGAAACTTTTGAAAATGCCGTAATCATAATACCTAATGCGGACTTAATAGCATCGCAAGTTACTAACTGGACCAAGAACAATGCAATAATCAGGCGCGACATACTTGTTGGTGTTGCTTATGGGTCGGACATAATCAAAGTACGTGATATACTATTTAAGATAGCCGAAGAACATCCTCATGTTTTAAACTATCCAAAGCCATATGTTCATTTCAATAATTTCGGCAGCAGCAGTTTGGATTTTATACTACGAGTATGGATTGATGACATTGACGTTACACTGGTCACACTATCAGAAATCAGATTCTCAATAAATGAAATTTTCCGGGCTGAAGCCATTGAAATAGCATTCCCGCAATTAGATTTGCATTTAAAAAACGCCATTGATGAACGTATAGCATCTGATAGTTAATGGCATTTTGATTTTGACGACAACAAGACAAAAAGATACAATATGCCTAACTTAACAGGATGTTCTCATAAAAATTGGGCAGTTAATATCATTGTCTATATGCTCATACGTCAGCATCGGGCACAAAAAAATCAATTACCAAAGCCCTCATCCCCTAAAAGATTATAACACATATTTATTTTATTGCTATGACAACTACGAGCTCGAATCAGCAGGAAAATACCCACCCATTGTCTTCCATAGAAAATTTTTCATTTGAAGAATTTATTGAAACTACAAATGACCTTTTCACGCAGGTAGATCCTGACGGTTTTTTTCTATACGTCAGCTCTTCATCGATAAAATACTACGGCCTAAAACCGGAAGAATGCATAGGATTGTATGCATTTAATTTTATTCACCCTGAGGATAAGGAAAAGAGTACTTCTGCATTTAATGATTGGTTAAAAAAATCAGATAAAAGCTTTTCTCACATAAACAGGCTAATGCACAAAGATGGCAGTTACCATTACATGTTATGGACAATAACTGCCGTTAAAGACTCTGAGAACAATATAAAATTATTTAATAGCATAGCAAGAGACATCACATCTCAAAAAGAAGCAGAGATTGAACTCATTGAAACTCAAAGTAAGCTAAAAGAGCTGGTAGAGCATCAAACAGAACAGCTTAATCTTGCAGCTGAGATATTCAAGCATTCCTCAGAAGGTGTTACAATAACAGATAGTAAAAATACTATTATATATGTAAACCAAGCTTTTACTACTATTACAGGCTATTCACAAGAAGAAGCAATAGGACAAAGCCCCAGCCTTCTAAAATCTGACAGACATGATTCGTCTTTTTATGGATTGATCTGGTCAGCCATTAAAAATACCGGTTCGTGGGAAGGCGAGATATGGAACCGCCGCAAAAACGGAGAATTGTTTCCGGAATGGCTTTCAATAAGCACCATTACCTCCACTACTGGCGAAATAAAACATTATATCGCAGTTTTTCGTGATATATCTGAAGCCAAGGCAAAACAAAAACAGATCCAACATCAGGCATACCATGACGCACTAACCGGCCTGCCTAACCGGGAGTTACTTATAGACCGCCTCCGCAAGGCTATAATTTCTTCAAAAAACAATAACAAATATCTTGCCTTGCTGTTTATCGACATAGATAATTTTAAAAACATCAATGATTCATTCGGCTATGTCGTTGGAGATAACCTTTTAAAAAAAGTAGCCGCTAGAATTAAAGGTTTCATCAACAAAATAGATACCGTAGCTCGCCCCGGCGGAGATGAGTTTGTGATTATGCTTAAAGAGGTAAAAGAAAAGCATGATGTTGTGATCATGGCAAATAGCATCATCAAGCTATTTTCTCGCGCCTTTACTATTAAATCACAACCAGTAACCCTTACTCCGTCCATTGGAATCGCAGTCTACCCGGATGACGGTGACACAGCTCACGAATTAGTCCGAAACGCAGACACAGCTATGTTCAAAGCAAAGCAAGAAGGACGAAACAGCTATCATCTATTCACTGCGGGACTGACAGCTCTGGCTCGAAAACGAATTTCACTTGAAAATGAGCTCAGAAAAACGGTGTGGGAAAAAAACTTGACTGTTTTTTACCAGCCGAAAGTAAGCTTGCTCACTGATAAGATCATAGGAATGGAGGCTCTGGTAAGATGGATAAAACCGGACGGACGTATTATTTCTCCAGCGGAGTTTATTCCATTGGCAGAAGAGACAGGTCTCATCATTCCGATAGGAGAACAGGTACTTGAAACGGCCTGCCTAGACACCATAGCCTTAAATAAACGCTTCAACACGAACCTTAAAGTTTCTGTTAATTTATCCTTGAGACAATTCAAACAAAAGAATCTTCTGCAAACAATTTTGGATATAATCACTAAAACTTCGATAGATCCAAGTTGCCTCGATCTTGAGATAACTGAATCTACAGTCATGGACGATATTGAACAGACAAAAAAGACTTTAGACAAATTAGCAGACAGTGGAATTACATTATCAATTGATGATTTTGGGACAGGATATTCTTCCATGGCGCATCTTAAAAATTTACCGATGCACGTACTAAAGATAGACCAATCTTTTGTTTCCGGTCTTCCACACAACACATCAGACAAAAAAATTGTAAAAGCTATAATATCACTTGCTAAAAGCTTTGATCTTTCTACCGTTGCAGAAGGCATTGAGACTTATGAGCAATGCACCTACATGAAAGAACTTGGATGTGACATTATGCAAGGGTTCTATTACAGCCCCCCTGTACCAATCGATAAATTTTCGACCCTGCTTTCAGATTCATTATAAAGCAGACTAGAAGTATTCCATCTACTTTGAACAAACATTGCAACCTGCATTGTAAACTAAAAAAAGCTCACTAATGATGTTAGCTCAGTGCTTTGCAGGTCAACCTGTTCTGCGCCTCTTTAAGAATATCTGAATAGTCAACCGTCATTCCAGGCTTATACTTATCAGTAATACACAAATATTCCGCATCTTTTTTTTCAACTACACCATAGCAGCACAAATATTTACTTGCATGATGAATCAAACAAATTATGGTCGTCGGGTGTTCTCCTCTGGGTTGCATGAGGCAGGAATGGGTCTTTTCTGACGGGCAGAGCATATTTATAACTTCATCACTAATTTGAGTGATATGGGCTTCACCGCCAAGGGATTCAAGCGCCCTGAGAACTGGAGTCATCAAATCATAAAATTTCGGAACACGCACGGCAAACACCTCGATAATATTTTGATAATCAGTACATAACAAAGATTGCTCCAATAGACTAATCGTTTTTGAAAAATAATCCATCTCTCATTTATAGATATTATAAATATCGCAATCTCCATTAAATTACCTGTTCCTATTGATTCCGCCCTACCATTGACAGTCTTCGCAGCCCTATTAGGAGAAGGTCCCATTAAAAAGATAGACACAACAGGTGTAAAACATTTCTCAGAGAGCATAAGCATAGCAAAGAGTGATAGAATCGCTTTCCTCCCTTATATAACCTAATATCTCACAGCCGAGCGGGCGCATTAAGAATCAGAGCACAAAGGAACCTAATGGTTACAACTGTCGATAATGCATGATCGTTGGACGAGAAAAATCGGTGCCAATACGAAGGTAATACCCTAACCACAACAAAAACATACTAACAAATCAAAGAAACGCCTGCTTTGAGATAAAGCGTTTCGTCCCGATTCATTTTCAAGTTTTATTGACGCAAGAAAGGTATGCGCGTAGATTATAAGGTGGATTTTTATAACTTAATGCTGTCGTAAAAAAGTATCCGTTGCCGACACAACAGTCCTGTAATAACTCTTTAAAATAGGAGTGAAAAATGGCTAAATTAATTATTCAAATCTTGTTGATCAGCATTATGACCGTGATGACCGCCGGTTGCGGCACTATATACAAGGCTGCAATGGATGAGAGAAGCCTTGGCCAGCAAACCGCAGACGCATCCATCTCGGCCTCTATCATGAAGGCTTATCTTGATGACGATGATGTTTCAGTGCTGGGAATTGAACCCTACACATTCTCAGGTAACGTATTCCTCGTCGGTGAATATGAAAATTCGACCCAAAGAAACAAAGCCGTTTCAATCGCGCAGAATGTTGAGGGTGTAACGGACGTAACAACATACTTTTTGCCGAAAAAAGACGACCCCAGCTGCGGGACATCCGACAATCTGGGCATTCTCGCCAACGTCAAAAAAGATCTGATCGGAGACAGCGACATATGGTCAACCAATGTTGAAGTTAAGGTCGTTCAGTGCAGGGTTGTATTGCTCGGTTTGGTTGGGTCCAGTGACGAGGTAAGCAAATCAATCGCCCATGCCGAGGCAGTTGATGGGGTTCGCTCAGTGAAATCATACCTACGCGTATCAAAAAATCCGCATTAACTTTACGACGAACAAATTATCAATTAAAATATTATATTTATTGGTTTTTTTTCGCAGAATGCCCTCCCCCTACGGAACAATTTTCACAGGGGGAGGCTTTTTGACTCCCGTAACCGCATCTCGGATTGTTCGCCACTTCCATCAGACAATTCAAGTCCATCCCTCGCATTGTGACATAGCATTCAACAAGATGATCTTACCTATGGAACTCCCCTATGGCATAGAACAAAAAACCGATAATACTTTCAAATAAGTTTAAAATGATCTATAGGTTAATTAAATAAACCTTACTCGAGGACGAAAGGAGATGTAATGAATCTTAAATCCATCAAAACAAAAATTGTGCTGAGTTCCGCGTTCTGCATCGCGATCCTTGCTGTTTCAATTATTTCCTTACAAATTTGGGAACAAAACAGTTCGAGTAAATTTGTCGGAACCAAAGTTGATAATTTAATTGAAAAATCAACAGCTGAAGGCTTGTTGGGAATTGCCAAAGGTGAAGCTGGTGTTATCCGCGCCAAACTGGAAAAGAATATTGATACCGCAAGAACCATTGCCAGCGCATTCAAATCCATCCGTTCCGACGATGCAACCAGACACAGCATCGACATCCGCAAGGTTTTTAATGATATACTGCTCACAACACTTAAAGATAATCCCGAGTTTTTAGGAACATACAGTGCTTGGCAACCCAACGGCATAGACGAAAACGACATAGCGTACCAAGGTAAAACAGAAGAAGGTTATGACGAATCCGGACGTTTTATAACCTACTGGAATAGAGATAAAAAGGGCGACATAGCACGGCAGGCCCTTGTGGGTTACGAGGATGACAGCCGTCACCCCAATGGAGTCATCAAAGGCGGATGGTTTCTAACCCCTAGAAAAACCGGCAAGGAAAATATTCAGGACCCATTTCCTTATATAGTTCAAGGCAAACAGGAATGGCTGACAACAATGTCTGTTCCCATCAAAGTTAATAATAAATTTCTAGGCATTGGCGGCACAGACCTACGCTTGGACTTTGTACAGAAGCTTGCCGAGGATGTAGCTAAGGGACTTTATGACGGTAAAGCGATTGTACAGGTGATCAGTTACATGGGCATCATTGTTGCCGACAGTTCAAATAGCAAAAACGTCGGTAAGCCTATAGGGCAGACCAAGAATAAATATGCAGAAAAAATAAGCCAAAAAGTAAAAGCCGCAGATACATACATAAATCTGGGTAAAGAAGACGGAACTGTGTTAGCCCTGTCTCCAATTGCTCTCGGGAACACCGGAACTCCATGGGCTGTACTCATAGAAGTGCCTAGGGATGTTGTTTTTGCCGGGGCCAATCAACTTGATATAGATATGGCCGAGAATGCCCGGAGCAGCTTTCAAACAGTGATTTTTACCGGTGTCGGGATTACTACCTTGGCCTGCATACTCCTTTGGTTTATCGCAGGAGCAATCGTCACACCGATCAAGAAATCCGTGGACTTCGCAGAAAATGTTGCCAATGGAGACTTTGACCAGAATCTGGACATTAATCAGGCAGATGAAATTGGAGTTCTGGCTGACGCTTTAAAGAAAATGGTTGAAAACCTTAAACAAATGATCCTTGAAGCTGAAGATAAGAGTAAATCGGCAGCAGAAGAAGCCGCACGCGCCAATGTAGCTGTCGAAGAAGCAACAGCAGCCAAAGAACAGGCCGACAGAGCTGAAAAGGAAGGAAAACTTCAGGCTGCGCGGGATCTGGAAGAGGTGGTCAGTATTGTAACATCCGCTTCGGAACAGCTTGCCGCGCAAATCGAACAATCAACGACCAGCACCAAAGACCAATATGACCAGATAAGCGAAGCCGCAACAGCCATGGAAGAAATGAATGCAACAGTTCTTGAAGTTGCTCAAAATGCTTCCAGATCAGCTGAAACAGCGGATATGACTAAAGAAAAAGCGCAAACAGGTTCAAATATAGTAAGTCAAGTACTAAGCAGCATGGAAGATGTACAGAACGTGGCTGAAAAGCTCAAAGAAGATGTCACCGCGCTCGGTAAGGATGCGGAGGGAATCGGTCAGGTAATGGAAGTTATCTCGGATATCGCCGATCAGACCAACCTTCTGGCTCTGAATGCAGCGATTGAAGCGGCCAGAGCAGGGGAAGCAGGAAGAGGCTTCGCCGTTGTCGCAGATGAGGTCCGTAAGTTAGCTGAAAAGACCATGACTGCTACTCAGGAAGTCGGAACAGCCATCAATAATATTCAAAAGGGAACCCGCGACAACATCGACCATGTCGAGACTGCTGTTGAAAAGATTAACGAAACAACAGAGCTTTCAGGCCAATCAGGCGAGGCACTGAGCGCAATCGTATCATTCGTGGATGAAACATCAGAACAGGTTCAAAGCATTGCCACTGCTTCCGAAGAGCAATCGGCAACAAGTGAAGAGATCAACAGATCACTAGGTCAGGTTGCCAAATTATCTTCCGAAACAACACAGGCTATGCAGGAATCAGCAAAAGCTGTTGATGAAATGGCAAAACAAGCGCAGGTCTTGCAAAACCTTATCAATCAGATGAAAAACTAGAGCAATTACATGCAGTCCTGATTTAGTATTAAAACTGAACAGGTCATAAAGCTTAACTGAAAACAGCCAATCTCAACCAAGATTGGCTGTTTTTTTATTCTGGCCTGCCCAAAAACAAGGGATTGATGACAGCCGCAACACTTTGACGACAGCGCTAACTATAGATTAATATTTTAAGATGATAGTTCACTTAAAGCCTATACGGAACTTACTGCAGGATGTATGATGAATTAGGAGATTACTAATGGGCTATGCTTTGCAAAAATTTAGGTTTGCCAACTGGCCTCAGCACGCGCGCTGGCTGGTGCTAAGTATCGCGGTGGGAATTGTTGCCGGTGTCGGGGCTGTTTTTTTTGATCATCTTCTGGATAAGGCTCTTGAAATTTTCATAAAACTGCCAATCTGTTTTTTTGAACCGAACGTTGGGAATCCGCTTGAAGTTAACGTTGCAAAAACAGGATTTTCCCTCTGGATCATCCCCATCGCAACAATAGGCGGGCTTTTGTCCGGTCTGCTTGTTTTCAATGTCGCGCCTGAGACTGAAGGACACGGTACGGATGCCATGATCGATTCTTTCCACCATCAAGGGGGATTCACCCGCAAGCGCACACCTTTCATTAAAATTATAGCTTCGGCCCTGACCATCGGCAGTGGAGGCTCGGCAGGTAAGGAAGGACCTATCGCGCAGATAGGATCAGGCTTCGGTTCCCTGCTGGCAACATGGCTTGACCTGAAGCCTAAAGAAAGACGCATTCTCCTTCTTGCCGGCGCCGCAGGTGGCATCGGAGCGATTTTCCAAGCCCCGCTAGGCGCTGCGCTATTTGTACCCGGCGTTCTCTACAGAGAAACTGAATATGAATACGAGGCGATTCTGCCTTGCATCATATCTGCAATAATGGCTCATGCTGTTTTTTCAGAAATTTATGGCAGACACGCCCTCTTTCAGCCCGGTAAGGTAGCATTTAATATGCCTATGGAGCTTATTCCATATACCATTTTCGGAATAGTTTGCGCCTTGGTAGGGTTCATATATATAAAGTTCTTTTATGGAATGCGGGACCATTTTTTCTTAAAACTGCCCATCCCGCAAATGTTCCACCCCGCCATAGGTGGATTCATGCTCGGTTGCATTGCTTTTTTCTATCCTCAGATTATCGATGGCGGATATGTTTGGATTCAACTGGCTCTAGAGGGGAAAATTCTCTGGAGCACAATGTTGGTACTGATTTTCGTCAAAATTGTCGCAACCTCCTGCACTATCAGTTCAGGTGGAAGCGGCGGTGTTTTCGGGCCGTCTGTCTTCATTGGGGCCATGCTTGGAGGTGCTTTTGGCGGCATAGGACACATGATCGTTCCGGACTGGATAGTCAATCCAAATTCCTTTGTGCTGGTCGGCATGGGTGGGTTCTTTGCCAGTGTCGCGAAAGTCCCCATCGCTTCAATCATTATGGCTTGTGAAATGAGCTCCAGCTATACTTTATTGGTGCCGCTTATGCTCGTTTCAACCATATCCTATTTAATTCTCGGCAAAACGAGCCTGTATGAAAAACAATCAAGCAGCCGGCTTGACTCCCCTGCCCATATCAATGAATTTGCAAGAGGAGTGCTTTCCATGCTGCGTGTCCGTGACGCCCTGAATAATGAACATGTAAGCACTCTGGAAGAGAATCTACCTATCGGTACAGTAGTTAAAATTGTAACTCAATCACCTGAGTCATATTTTCCGGTTGTCAACGCAGATGGCGATCTTACAGGAATCTTGACCATCAATGACATCAGAGAACTGATGTTTGAAGATTCCGAATCCAACGTACTTGTTGCCAAAGATGTGGCGACCACAAACGTCGTTACGGTAGTTAAAGATGACACCTTGCAAGTTGCACTGGAAA is a window of Maridesulfovibrio sp. DNA encoding:
- a CDS encoding mechanosensitive ion channel domain-containing protein gives rise to the protein MPVYKKILSLLFIPIIYISLNIPCATQSFAAEEINYRYITNRINSFNEFESEGRINFIQQQNFLENSQEDLTAWQQKFQQLSISEKYSQTSPVQRKRVKLQLDNLGRDIQRLANDLKQAKENCKSRLEILNSYMKAWSPAPKDVPDEIKSMHSQGIIKLRELKNNSQKQLLKIDYSLKLVTRLQERLNALEQGEKNNLFQLWFSWVTDSSDPIFTPVYWNQILPGKSWLNIKISELEIEIELFSRRMISFSLLVLGIFITCIFLIRVMDKSDYFQNRSRIERIKSLRLLSASCFFFAVYASLKWIYPESMDAAAIPAFGAFYWAVLKLSKLICRQKNKLISGEARASLLFVISALLLAQQVPARTTSFLFLLILLLLWSYAVIDAWKKDRLHGVSLVAKRNSLFSPFFLIAMFGYGRLACVLFILWSLTLFIRGFGTAWAQILFIRTEMSVELKKGLVRSLAVPAGWAIGFGIAAFWMMDFFGYSAVSGIMDIHFTHGEYSISFGSIIWLAIFFFMTRQCVSAFKVSIEYVGSNWPKAKKGAVPSIQTLFSYAVWFLFSLITLNILGLSLTSITVIAGGLSVGIGFGLQNIVNNFIGGLILLFGRSIQQGDVIELNNLWCTVKKINIRTTQVETFENAVIIIPNADLIASQVTNWTKNNAIIRRDILVGVAYGSDIIKVRDILFKIAEEHPHVLNYPKPYVHFNNFGSSSLDFILRVWIDDIDVTLVTLSEIRFSINEIFRAEAIEIAFPQLDLHLKNAIDERIASDS
- a CDS encoding EAL domain-containing protein; amino-acid sequence: MSSIENFSFEEFIETTNDLFTQVDPDGFFLYVSSSSIKYYGLKPEECIGLYAFNFIHPEDKEKSTSAFNDWLKKSDKSFSHINRLMHKDGSYHYMLWTITAVKDSENNIKLFNSIARDITSQKEAEIELIETQSKLKELVEHQTEQLNLAAEIFKHSSEGVTITDSKNTIIYVNQAFTTITGYSQEEAIGQSPSLLKSDRHDSSFYGLIWSAIKNTGSWEGEIWNRRKNGELFPEWLSISTITSTTGEIKHYIAVFRDISEAKAKQKQIQHQAYHDALTGLPNRELLIDRLRKAIISSKNNNKYLALLFIDIDNFKNINDSFGYVVGDNLLKKVAARIKGFINKIDTVARPGGDEFVIMLKEVKEKHDVVIMANSIIKLFSRAFTIKSQPVTLTPSIGIAVYPDDGDTAHELVRNADTAMFKAKQEGRNSYHLFTAGLTALARKRISLENELRKTVWEKNLTVFYQPKVSLLTDKIIGMEALVRWIKPDGRIISPAEFIPLAEETGLIIPIGEQVLETACLDTIALNKRFNTNLKVSVNLSLRQFKQKNLLQTILDIITKTSIDPSCLDLEITESTVMDDIEQTKKTLDKLADSGITLSIDDFGTGYSSMAHLKNLPMHVLKIDQSFVSGLPHNTSDKKIVKAIISLAKSFDLSTVAEGIETYEQCTYMKELGCDIMQGFYYSPPVPIDKFSTLLSDSL
- a CDS encoding BON domain-containing protein; the protein is MAKLIIQILLISIMTVMTAGCGTIYKAAMDERSLGQQTADASISASIMKAYLDDDDVSVLGIEPYTFSGNVFLVGEYENSTQRNKAVSIAQNVEGVTDVTTYFLPKKDDPSCGTSDNLGILANVKKDLIGDSDIWSTNVEVKVVQCRVVLLGLVGSSDEVSKSIAHAEAVDGVRSVKSYLRVSKNPH
- a CDS encoding methyl-accepting chemotaxis protein, with product MNLKSIKTKIVLSSAFCIAILAVSIISLQIWEQNSSSKFVGTKVDNLIEKSTAEGLLGIAKGEAGVIRAKLEKNIDTARTIASAFKSIRSDDATRHSIDIRKVFNDILLTTLKDNPEFLGTYSAWQPNGIDENDIAYQGKTEEGYDESGRFITYWNRDKKGDIARQALVGYEDDSRHPNGVIKGGWFLTPRKTGKENIQDPFPYIVQGKQEWLTTMSVPIKVNNKFLGIGGTDLRLDFVQKLAEDVAKGLYDGKAIVQVISYMGIIVADSSNSKNVGKPIGQTKNKYAEKISQKVKAADTYINLGKEDGTVLALSPIALGNTGTPWAVLIEVPRDVVFAGANQLDIDMAENARSSFQTVIFTGVGITTLACILLWFIAGAIVTPIKKSVDFAENVANGDFDQNLDINQADEIGVLADALKKMVENLKQMILEAEDKSKSAAEEAARANVAVEEATAAKEQADRAEKEGKLQAARDLEEVVSIVTSASEQLAAQIEQSTTSTKDQYDQISEAATAMEEMNATVLEVAQNASRSAETADMTKEKAQTGSNIVSQVLSSMEDVQNVAEKLKEDVTALGKDAEGIGQVMEVISDIADQTNLLALNAAIEAARAGEAGRGFAVVADEVRKLAEKTMTATQEVGTAINNIQKGTRDNIDHVETAVEKINETTELSGQSGEALSAIVSFVDETSEQVQSIATASEEQSATSEEINRSLGQVAKLSSETTQAMQESAKAVDEMAKQAQVLQNLINQMKN
- a CDS encoding chloride channel protein; translation: MGYALQKFRFANWPQHARWLVLSIAVGIVAGVGAVFFDHLLDKALEIFIKLPICFFEPNVGNPLEVNVAKTGFSLWIIPIATIGGLLSGLLVFNVAPETEGHGTDAMIDSFHHQGGFTRKRTPFIKIIASALTIGSGGSAGKEGPIAQIGSGFGSLLATWLDLKPKERRILLLAGAAGGIGAIFQAPLGAALFVPGVLYRETEYEYEAILPCIISAIMAHAVFSEIYGRHALFQPGKVAFNMPMELIPYTIFGIVCALVGFIYIKFFYGMRDHFFLKLPIPQMFHPAIGGFMLGCIAFFYPQIIDGGYVWIQLALEGKILWSTMLVLIFVKIVATSCTISSGGSGGVFGPSVFIGAMLGGAFGGIGHMIVPDWIVNPNSFVLVGMGGFFASVAKVPIASIIMACEMSSSYTLLVPLMLVSTISYLILGKTSLYEKQSSSRLDSPAHINEFARGVLSMLRVRDALNNEHVSTLEENLPIGTVVKIVTQSPESYFPVVNADGDLTGILTINDIRELMFEDSESNVLVAKDVATTNVVTVVKDDTLQVALEKMIALNVNELPVVSRDEPKKLVSLLSKQDLITCYYNRED